ATCGGAGAACGCGATGATGGGATCGGATCCTCTGTCCCTCGTCCTCACAGCTTATCTGGCCATGGCTGTTGTCATGGCTGGGCTCTGGGTCCTGCAACTGCGCGTGCGCAATGCCTCGATCGCGGATGTCGGTTGGTGCATGGGCCTCATGGCGGTCGTGCTGTGGTACGCCACGCAGGCCACCGGAGAGATCGAGCGGAAAACCCTCGTGGCTGTTTTGGTCGTGCTCTATGCGGGGCGACTAGGGTTCTACATCCTCCTCAATCGTGTGATCGGTAAGACCGAGGACGCTCGCTATCGCCGCCTGCGGGAGCAATGGGGTGGGTCTGAGCGGCTCAAGATGTTCGGCTATTTTCAACTGCAAGCGCTTGCCGTGGCGGGCTTCTCTCTCCCGTTTCTGGTTCTTATCCAAAATCCACGACCCCCATTCGCGCTGATCGAACTCGTCGGCTTGCTGATCTGGATTGTCGCTGTCACTGGTGAAGCCGTGGCCGACTGGCAACTCGCGCAGTTCCGCTCTAAATCATGGAATCGTGATCGTGTCTGCCGCGACGGACTCTGGTACTTCTCGCGCCACCCGAATTATTTCTTCGAATGGCTGCACTGGTGGGCCTATGTCGTCATGGCAATCGGTACGCCCGGCTGGATGCTCACATGGACCGGGCCAGTAGCGATGGGATGGGCGTTGGTTAGAGTGACGGGGATTCCGTTGGCAGAAGCGCAGGCGCTGGCAAGCCGTGGCGAGGAGTATCGGGTCTATCAGCAGACAACGAATATGTTGATCCCCTGGCGGCCGAAACGATGGCCTATTGAGCGGGGGTAAGCGAGGCGAGACGTGCTCGGGCCGTCTCGGCTTCCTTGCTGGTTGGATAGAGCCGGATCACATCTTCGTAGAGCTGTTTGGCGTGCGCGACATTGTGTTGCCGCTCTTCAAACTCGGCGGTCTCGAGCAGTTCCTTCGGCTTGTCCCCGCTGCAGGCGGCGACGGCGAGCACGCAGGCGCACAGTATCATGGCTAGGGATCGTGTCATGCAGCCTCCTGTTACTCTAACCACTTCTGCCACCAGGTGGCGTTCCGCGGTTCTTTTCTCACATGATACGAGATTCCGTGCAACTTGTTCCAATCCAGATGCACCCGACCCCCTGTCGCTTCGTGGAGTTTTTGCCAGGACTCAAGGAGATTCAGGCAGGCATGGTCGATGTGGCGGAGGTCGTGTTGGAGGCTACGCGAATACTGCTACCACTCTAGATGAGCGGGGCCTGGTGCCAAAGGGAAATGTGAGAAGCGACAGAGCCTGTTCGTGGGGGCTATGTCGGCTCAATGCCGTATCGGGGGGCGGTGATGCCTTCGCCGCGGCACTTAGGACAGCGACATGGCCTGGTCAGTTTCGTTCGATCACGAAAGATGAAGCCACAATCCGGACAGACAGACGGTTCGAGGATGAATCGGCGCAAAGGATCTCTGGCCAACGTTTTCACGACGTGAGTGAGATGCTCCTCGACCAGTCGCTCGGGAAGGCCCAGCATCTGTGCCAACTGGTGAGACGACAGCCTGGTGCCGGTGATCAAGTCGATGATCCGTTGACGCGGCGTCCGTTCGGGAGGCAACATGACGCGACATCGTAGGGGATTCG
The genomic region above belongs to Terriglobia bacterium and contains:
- a CDS encoding DUF1295 domain-containing protein, encoding MGSDPLSLVLTAYLAMAVVMAGLWVLQLRVRNASIADVGWCMGLMAVVLWYATQATGEIERKTLVAVLVVLYAGRLGFYILLNRVIGKTEDARYRRLREQWGGSERLKMFGYFQLQALAVAGFSLPFLVLIQNPRPPFALIELVGLLIWIVAVTGEAVADWQLAQFRSKSWNRDRVCRDGLWYFSRHPNYFFEWLHWWAYVVMAIGTPGWMLTWTGPVAMGWALVRVTGIPLAEAQALASRGEEYRVYQQTTNMLIPWRPKRWPIERG